The following proteins are co-located in the Vigna unguiculata cultivar IT97K-499-35 chromosome 9, ASM411807v1, whole genome shotgun sequence genome:
- the LOC114163185 gene encoding putative pentatricopeptide repeat-containing protein At5g08490 isoform X1, producing the protein MSGKRNRNSINSCDTMLGWDFRTWGSIVRSLCLDARHSEALSLFHLCLKSYEAFKPDHTVIAAILKSCSALLAPKLGRAVHSYVVKQGHIFCQVTNKGLLNMYAKCSMLDDCLKLFAQLTHRDSVTWNIVLSGFSGSKKCDPDVMRIFKMMHTSGEAMPNSISVVTVIPVFTRLGYLNAGLCVHTYVIKSGFEQDTLVGNALVSMYAKCGLVSREAYAVFDDIVHKDVVSWNAMIAGLAENGLVEDAFLLFSSMLKGPMQPNYATIANILPVCASFDKSVAYRCGRQIHSYVQQWSELSADISVCNALISFYLKIGLMREAKALFWTMDSRDLVTWNTLVAGYTSNGEWLKALHLFGNLLSLETLLPDPVTMVSILPVCAQLKNMQVGKQIHAYIFRRPFLFYDTAVGNALISFYTKCGYTEEAYYTFSMIPRKDLISWNSIFDAFGEKRHHSKFIDLLHWMLRLRIRPDSVTMLTIIRFSVSLSRVEKVKEIHNYSIRTGSLLSDTALTVGNAILDAYSKCGNMEYANKMFQNLSEKRNLVTCNSLISGYVGLGSHHDANIIFSGMSETDLTTWNLMVRVYAENDCPEQALKLFHALQARGMKPDMVTIMSLLPVCTQMASVHLLSQCHGYIIRSFLKDLHLEVALLDAYAKCGLIGHAYKIFQLSADKDLVMFTAMIGGYAMHGMSEKALRIFSHMLKLGIQPDHIIFTSILSACSHTGRVDEGLKIFYSIEELHGMKPTLVHYACVVDLLARGGRISEAYSLANSLPIEVNANLWGTLLGACKTHHEVELGRIVANQLFKIEANNIGNYIVLSNLFAADARWDGVMEVRRMMRNKDLKKPVGCSCIEVERSNNIFVAGDCSHPQRSIIYSTLHTLDQQVKEPVEFLA; encoded by the exons ATGTCGGggaaaagaaatagaaactcGATTAATA GTTGCGACACTATGCTTGGATGGGATTTCAGGACTTGGGGTTCCATCGTTCGGAGCTTGTGTTTAGATGCAAGACACAGCGAAGCCTTGTCTCTTTTCCACCTCTGCTTAAAGAGTTATGAAGCTTTTAAACCGGATCACACGGTCATCGCTGCCATTCTCAAGTCTTGTTCTGCTCTTTTGGCTCCCAAATTGGGCAGAGCTGTGCATAGTTATGTTGTTAAACAAGGTCATATATTTTGCCAGGTTACCAATAAAGGGTTGCTCAACATGTATGCCAAATGTAGCATGCTTGATGACTGCCTCAAGCTGTTTGCTCAACTCACTCACCGTGACTCTGTTACTTGGAATATTGTTTTGTCTGGGTTTTCAGGGTCGAAGAAATGTGATCCGGATGTGATGAGGATATTTAAGATGATGCATACCAGTGGGGAGGCAATGCCAAATTCTATTTCTGTTGTTACTGTCATTCCTGTTTTTACTCGTTTAGGGTACCTGAATGCTGGACTGTGTGTGCATACTTATGTTATCAAGTCTGGTTTCGAACAAGACACCCTTGTTGGAAATGCTCTCGTGTCAATGTATGCAAAGTGTGGGTTGGTGTCTCGAGAAGCATATGCTGTCTTTGATGATATTGTTCACAAAGATGTTGTTTCGTGGAATGCAATGATTGCAGGCTTGGCTGAGAATGGGTTAGTGGAGGATGCATTCTTGTTGTTCAGTTCAATGTTGAAAGGGCCCATGCAGCCAAATTATGCGACTATTGCAAATATTCTGCCTGTTTGTGCCTCCTTTGATAAGAGTGTTGCATACCGTTGTGGAAGGCAAATCCACTCTTATGTGCAGCAGTGGTCTGAATTGTCAGCTGATATTTCTGTCTGTAATGCTTTGATTAGCTTCTACTTGAAAATTGGGCTAATGAGGGAAGCAAAAGCTTTGTTTTGGACAATGGATTCAAGGGATTTGGTCACGTGGAATACTCTTGTTGCAGGGTATACATCAAATGGAGAATGGTTAAAAGCACTGCATCTGTTTGGTAATTTACTATCTCTTGAGACATTATTGCCAGATCCTGTGACCATGGTCAGCATACTTCCAGTTTGTGCACAATTGAAAAATATGCAGGTGGGGAAACAAATCCATGCGTATATTTTCAGACGTCCTTTCCTTTTTTATGATACTGCTGTTGGAAATGCTTTAATCAGTTTCTATACAAAATGCGGCTATACAGAAGAAGCATATTATACCTTTTCCATGATACCCAGGAAAGATTTGATTTCGTGGAATTCTATTTTTGATGCCTTTGGCGAGAAGAGGCatcattcaaaatttattgacTTGTTACATTGGATGCTTAGACTCAGAATTAGACCTGATTCAGTTACAATGCTGACCATAATCCGATTTTCTGTCTCTCTTTCGAGAGTGGAAAAGGTTAAAGAAATACATAACTATTCAATTAGAACTGGATCTTTATTAAGTGATACTGCACTAACAGTTGGGAATGCAATACTTGATGCATATTCCAAATGTGGAAACATGGAGTATGCAAACAAAATGTTTCAGAATCTATCAGAAAAAAGGAATTTGGTCACATGCAATTCACTGATATCTGGTTATGTGGGTTTAGGATCACATCATGATGCAAACATAATATTTAGTGGGATGTCAGAGACTGACCTTACAACATGGAATCTTATGGTTCGGGTATATGCAGAAAATGATTGTCCTGAACAAGCTCTTAAATTGTTCCATGCGTTACAAGCTCGAGGGATGAAGCCTGATATGGTGACTATCATGAGCCTCCTTCCAGTCTGCACACAAATGGCATCAGTACACTTGTTGAGCCAGTGCCATGGGTATATTATTCGGTCATTTTTGAAGGATCTTCACCTCGAAGTTGCCCTCTTAGATGCATATGCCAAATGCGGCCTCATAGGTCATGCATATAAGATATTTCAATTGAGTGCTGATAAGGATCTGGTTATGTTTACTGCTATGATTGGTGGGTATGCTATGCATGGCATGAGTGAAAAAGCACTACGGATATTTTCTCATATGCTGAAGTTGGGAATACAGCCAGATCATATCATCTTTACTTCCATATTATCTGCTTGCAGTCATACTGGCCGAGTAGATGAGGGACTGAAGATATTTTATTCAATAGAGGAACTTCATGGTATGAAACCAACTTTGGTGCATTATGCATGTGTGGTGGATCTCCTGGCTCGAGGTGGCCGTATTAGTGAAGCATACTCTCTTGCGAATAGTTTGCCAATTGAAGTTAATGCTAATCTTTGGGGGACATTGCTTGGTGCCTGTAAAACCCACCATGAAGTAGAATTGGGGCGTATTGTAGCAAACCAACTCTTCAAAATTGAAGCTAACAATATAGGAAACTACATTGTACTATCAAATTTGTTCGCAGCAGATGCTAGATGGGACGGGGTAATGGAAGTGAGAAGAATGATGAGGaacaaagatttgaaaaagCCAGTTGGATGCAGCTGTATCGAAGTAGAGAGATCAAATAACATTTTTGTGGCTGGAGACTGTTCCCACCCCCAAAGAAGCATTATTTACAGTACACTACACACATTGGATCAACAAGTTAAAGAACCCGTGGAGTTTTTAGCTTAA
- the LOC114163185 gene encoding putative pentatricopeptide repeat-containing protein At5g08490 isoform X2: MQLYNCCDTMLGWDFRTWGSIVRSLCLDARHSEALSLFHLCLKSYEAFKPDHTVIAAILKSCSALLAPKLGRAVHSYVVKQGHIFCQVTNKGLLNMYAKCSMLDDCLKLFAQLTHRDSVTWNIVLSGFSGSKKCDPDVMRIFKMMHTSGEAMPNSISVVTVIPVFTRLGYLNAGLCVHTYVIKSGFEQDTLVGNALVSMYAKCGLVSREAYAVFDDIVHKDVVSWNAMIAGLAENGLVEDAFLLFSSMLKGPMQPNYATIANILPVCASFDKSVAYRCGRQIHSYVQQWSELSADISVCNALISFYLKIGLMREAKALFWTMDSRDLVTWNTLVAGYTSNGEWLKALHLFGNLLSLETLLPDPVTMVSILPVCAQLKNMQVGKQIHAYIFRRPFLFYDTAVGNALISFYTKCGYTEEAYYTFSMIPRKDLISWNSIFDAFGEKRHHSKFIDLLHWMLRLRIRPDSVTMLTIIRFSVSLSRVEKVKEIHNYSIRTGSLLSDTALTVGNAILDAYSKCGNMEYANKMFQNLSEKRNLVTCNSLISGYVGLGSHHDANIIFSGMSETDLTTWNLMVRVYAENDCPEQALKLFHALQARGMKPDMVTIMSLLPVCTQMASVHLLSQCHGYIIRSFLKDLHLEVALLDAYAKCGLIGHAYKIFQLSADKDLVMFTAMIGGYAMHGMSEKALRIFSHMLKLGIQPDHIIFTSILSACSHTGRVDEGLKIFYSIEELHGMKPTLVHYACVVDLLARGGRISEAYSLANSLPIEVNANLWGTLLGACKTHHEVELGRIVANQLFKIEANNIGNYIVLSNLFAADARWDGVMEVRRMMRNKDLKKPVGCSCIEVERSNNIFVAGDCSHPQRSIIYSTLHTLDQQVKEPVEFLA; encoded by the exons ATgcaattatataatt GTTGCGACACTATGCTTGGATGGGATTTCAGGACTTGGGGTTCCATCGTTCGGAGCTTGTGTTTAGATGCAAGACACAGCGAAGCCTTGTCTCTTTTCCACCTCTGCTTAAAGAGTTATGAAGCTTTTAAACCGGATCACACGGTCATCGCTGCCATTCTCAAGTCTTGTTCTGCTCTTTTGGCTCCCAAATTGGGCAGAGCTGTGCATAGTTATGTTGTTAAACAAGGTCATATATTTTGCCAGGTTACCAATAAAGGGTTGCTCAACATGTATGCCAAATGTAGCATGCTTGATGACTGCCTCAAGCTGTTTGCTCAACTCACTCACCGTGACTCTGTTACTTGGAATATTGTTTTGTCTGGGTTTTCAGGGTCGAAGAAATGTGATCCGGATGTGATGAGGATATTTAAGATGATGCATACCAGTGGGGAGGCAATGCCAAATTCTATTTCTGTTGTTACTGTCATTCCTGTTTTTACTCGTTTAGGGTACCTGAATGCTGGACTGTGTGTGCATACTTATGTTATCAAGTCTGGTTTCGAACAAGACACCCTTGTTGGAAATGCTCTCGTGTCAATGTATGCAAAGTGTGGGTTGGTGTCTCGAGAAGCATATGCTGTCTTTGATGATATTGTTCACAAAGATGTTGTTTCGTGGAATGCAATGATTGCAGGCTTGGCTGAGAATGGGTTAGTGGAGGATGCATTCTTGTTGTTCAGTTCAATGTTGAAAGGGCCCATGCAGCCAAATTATGCGACTATTGCAAATATTCTGCCTGTTTGTGCCTCCTTTGATAAGAGTGTTGCATACCGTTGTGGAAGGCAAATCCACTCTTATGTGCAGCAGTGGTCTGAATTGTCAGCTGATATTTCTGTCTGTAATGCTTTGATTAGCTTCTACTTGAAAATTGGGCTAATGAGGGAAGCAAAAGCTTTGTTTTGGACAATGGATTCAAGGGATTTGGTCACGTGGAATACTCTTGTTGCAGGGTATACATCAAATGGAGAATGGTTAAAAGCACTGCATCTGTTTGGTAATTTACTATCTCTTGAGACATTATTGCCAGATCCTGTGACCATGGTCAGCATACTTCCAGTTTGTGCACAATTGAAAAATATGCAGGTGGGGAAACAAATCCATGCGTATATTTTCAGACGTCCTTTCCTTTTTTATGATACTGCTGTTGGAAATGCTTTAATCAGTTTCTATACAAAATGCGGCTATACAGAAGAAGCATATTATACCTTTTCCATGATACCCAGGAAAGATTTGATTTCGTGGAATTCTATTTTTGATGCCTTTGGCGAGAAGAGGCatcattcaaaatttattgacTTGTTACATTGGATGCTTAGACTCAGAATTAGACCTGATTCAGTTACAATGCTGACCATAATCCGATTTTCTGTCTCTCTTTCGAGAGTGGAAAAGGTTAAAGAAATACATAACTATTCAATTAGAACTGGATCTTTATTAAGTGATACTGCACTAACAGTTGGGAATGCAATACTTGATGCATATTCCAAATGTGGAAACATGGAGTATGCAAACAAAATGTTTCAGAATCTATCAGAAAAAAGGAATTTGGTCACATGCAATTCACTGATATCTGGTTATGTGGGTTTAGGATCACATCATGATGCAAACATAATATTTAGTGGGATGTCAGAGACTGACCTTACAACATGGAATCTTATGGTTCGGGTATATGCAGAAAATGATTGTCCTGAACAAGCTCTTAAATTGTTCCATGCGTTACAAGCTCGAGGGATGAAGCCTGATATGGTGACTATCATGAGCCTCCTTCCAGTCTGCACACAAATGGCATCAGTACACTTGTTGAGCCAGTGCCATGGGTATATTATTCGGTCATTTTTGAAGGATCTTCACCTCGAAGTTGCCCTCTTAGATGCATATGCCAAATGCGGCCTCATAGGTCATGCATATAAGATATTTCAATTGAGTGCTGATAAGGATCTGGTTATGTTTACTGCTATGATTGGTGGGTATGCTATGCATGGCATGAGTGAAAAAGCACTACGGATATTTTCTCATATGCTGAAGTTGGGAATACAGCCAGATCATATCATCTTTACTTCCATATTATCTGCTTGCAGTCATACTGGCCGAGTAGATGAGGGACTGAAGATATTTTATTCAATAGAGGAACTTCATGGTATGAAACCAACTTTGGTGCATTATGCATGTGTGGTGGATCTCCTGGCTCGAGGTGGCCGTATTAGTGAAGCATACTCTCTTGCGAATAGTTTGCCAATTGAAGTTAATGCTAATCTTTGGGGGACATTGCTTGGTGCCTGTAAAACCCACCATGAAGTAGAATTGGGGCGTATTGTAGCAAACCAACTCTTCAAAATTGAAGCTAACAATATAGGAAACTACATTGTACTATCAAATTTGTTCGCAGCAGATGCTAGATGGGACGGGGTAATGGAAGTGAGAAGAATGATGAGGaacaaagatttgaaaaagCCAGTTGGATGCAGCTGTATCGAAGTAGAGAGATCAAATAACATTTTTGTGGCTGGAGACTGTTCCCACCCCCAAAGAAGCATTATTTACAGTACACTACACACATTGGATCAACAAGTTAAAGAACCCGTGGAGTTTTTAGCTTAA
- the LOC114163185 gene encoding putative pentatricopeptide repeat-containing protein At5g08490 isoform X3, with amino-acid sequence MLGWDFRTWGSIVRSLCLDARHSEALSLFHLCLKSYEAFKPDHTVIAAILKSCSALLAPKLGRAVHSYVVKQGHIFCQVTNKGLLNMYAKCSMLDDCLKLFAQLTHRDSVTWNIVLSGFSGSKKCDPDVMRIFKMMHTSGEAMPNSISVVTVIPVFTRLGYLNAGLCVHTYVIKSGFEQDTLVGNALVSMYAKCGLVSREAYAVFDDIVHKDVVSWNAMIAGLAENGLVEDAFLLFSSMLKGPMQPNYATIANILPVCASFDKSVAYRCGRQIHSYVQQWSELSADISVCNALISFYLKIGLMREAKALFWTMDSRDLVTWNTLVAGYTSNGEWLKALHLFGNLLSLETLLPDPVTMVSILPVCAQLKNMQVGKQIHAYIFRRPFLFYDTAVGNALISFYTKCGYTEEAYYTFSMIPRKDLISWNSIFDAFGEKRHHSKFIDLLHWMLRLRIRPDSVTMLTIIRFSVSLSRVEKVKEIHNYSIRTGSLLSDTALTVGNAILDAYSKCGNMEYANKMFQNLSEKRNLVTCNSLISGYVGLGSHHDANIIFSGMSETDLTTWNLMVRVYAENDCPEQALKLFHALQARGMKPDMVTIMSLLPVCTQMASVHLLSQCHGYIIRSFLKDLHLEVALLDAYAKCGLIGHAYKIFQLSADKDLVMFTAMIGGYAMHGMSEKALRIFSHMLKLGIQPDHIIFTSILSACSHTGRVDEGLKIFYSIEELHGMKPTLVHYACVVDLLARGGRISEAYSLANSLPIEVNANLWGTLLGACKTHHEVELGRIVANQLFKIEANNIGNYIVLSNLFAADARWDGVMEVRRMMRNKDLKKPVGCSCIEVERSNNIFVAGDCSHPQRSIIYSTLHTLDQQVKEPVEFLA; translated from the coding sequence ATGCTTGGATGGGATTTCAGGACTTGGGGTTCCATCGTTCGGAGCTTGTGTTTAGATGCAAGACACAGCGAAGCCTTGTCTCTTTTCCACCTCTGCTTAAAGAGTTATGAAGCTTTTAAACCGGATCACACGGTCATCGCTGCCATTCTCAAGTCTTGTTCTGCTCTTTTGGCTCCCAAATTGGGCAGAGCTGTGCATAGTTATGTTGTTAAACAAGGTCATATATTTTGCCAGGTTACCAATAAAGGGTTGCTCAACATGTATGCCAAATGTAGCATGCTTGATGACTGCCTCAAGCTGTTTGCTCAACTCACTCACCGTGACTCTGTTACTTGGAATATTGTTTTGTCTGGGTTTTCAGGGTCGAAGAAATGTGATCCGGATGTGATGAGGATATTTAAGATGATGCATACCAGTGGGGAGGCAATGCCAAATTCTATTTCTGTTGTTACTGTCATTCCTGTTTTTACTCGTTTAGGGTACCTGAATGCTGGACTGTGTGTGCATACTTATGTTATCAAGTCTGGTTTCGAACAAGACACCCTTGTTGGAAATGCTCTCGTGTCAATGTATGCAAAGTGTGGGTTGGTGTCTCGAGAAGCATATGCTGTCTTTGATGATATTGTTCACAAAGATGTTGTTTCGTGGAATGCAATGATTGCAGGCTTGGCTGAGAATGGGTTAGTGGAGGATGCATTCTTGTTGTTCAGTTCAATGTTGAAAGGGCCCATGCAGCCAAATTATGCGACTATTGCAAATATTCTGCCTGTTTGTGCCTCCTTTGATAAGAGTGTTGCATACCGTTGTGGAAGGCAAATCCACTCTTATGTGCAGCAGTGGTCTGAATTGTCAGCTGATATTTCTGTCTGTAATGCTTTGATTAGCTTCTACTTGAAAATTGGGCTAATGAGGGAAGCAAAAGCTTTGTTTTGGACAATGGATTCAAGGGATTTGGTCACGTGGAATACTCTTGTTGCAGGGTATACATCAAATGGAGAATGGTTAAAAGCACTGCATCTGTTTGGTAATTTACTATCTCTTGAGACATTATTGCCAGATCCTGTGACCATGGTCAGCATACTTCCAGTTTGTGCACAATTGAAAAATATGCAGGTGGGGAAACAAATCCATGCGTATATTTTCAGACGTCCTTTCCTTTTTTATGATACTGCTGTTGGAAATGCTTTAATCAGTTTCTATACAAAATGCGGCTATACAGAAGAAGCATATTATACCTTTTCCATGATACCCAGGAAAGATTTGATTTCGTGGAATTCTATTTTTGATGCCTTTGGCGAGAAGAGGCatcattcaaaatttattgacTTGTTACATTGGATGCTTAGACTCAGAATTAGACCTGATTCAGTTACAATGCTGACCATAATCCGATTTTCTGTCTCTCTTTCGAGAGTGGAAAAGGTTAAAGAAATACATAACTATTCAATTAGAACTGGATCTTTATTAAGTGATACTGCACTAACAGTTGGGAATGCAATACTTGATGCATATTCCAAATGTGGAAACATGGAGTATGCAAACAAAATGTTTCAGAATCTATCAGAAAAAAGGAATTTGGTCACATGCAATTCACTGATATCTGGTTATGTGGGTTTAGGATCACATCATGATGCAAACATAATATTTAGTGGGATGTCAGAGACTGACCTTACAACATGGAATCTTATGGTTCGGGTATATGCAGAAAATGATTGTCCTGAACAAGCTCTTAAATTGTTCCATGCGTTACAAGCTCGAGGGATGAAGCCTGATATGGTGACTATCATGAGCCTCCTTCCAGTCTGCACACAAATGGCATCAGTACACTTGTTGAGCCAGTGCCATGGGTATATTATTCGGTCATTTTTGAAGGATCTTCACCTCGAAGTTGCCCTCTTAGATGCATATGCCAAATGCGGCCTCATAGGTCATGCATATAAGATATTTCAATTGAGTGCTGATAAGGATCTGGTTATGTTTACTGCTATGATTGGTGGGTATGCTATGCATGGCATGAGTGAAAAAGCACTACGGATATTTTCTCATATGCTGAAGTTGGGAATACAGCCAGATCATATCATCTTTACTTCCATATTATCTGCTTGCAGTCATACTGGCCGAGTAGATGAGGGACTGAAGATATTTTATTCAATAGAGGAACTTCATGGTATGAAACCAACTTTGGTGCATTATGCATGTGTGGTGGATCTCCTGGCTCGAGGTGGCCGTATTAGTGAAGCATACTCTCTTGCGAATAGTTTGCCAATTGAAGTTAATGCTAATCTTTGGGGGACATTGCTTGGTGCCTGTAAAACCCACCATGAAGTAGAATTGGGGCGTATTGTAGCAAACCAACTCTTCAAAATTGAAGCTAACAATATAGGAAACTACATTGTACTATCAAATTTGTTCGCAGCAGATGCTAGATGGGACGGGGTAATGGAAGTGAGAAGAATGATGAGGaacaaagatttgaaaaagCCAGTTGGATGCAGCTGTATCGAAGTAGAGAGATCAAATAACATTTTTGTGGCTGGAGACTGTTCCCACCCCCAAAGAAGCATTATTTACAGTACACTACACACATTGGATCAACAAGTTAAAGAACCCGTGGAGTTTTTAGCTTAA